The nucleotide window CGCCGACAAGCTGAAGTCGGGTCTGCCGGCTGAGGGCGTCAAGCTCTTCAACGAGTACGGCAACTTCGACAACATCGGCTGGACCCAGGCGAGCATCACCGCCCTGGAGGACGTGATGGCCAACTCCGTCCGCAAGGGCAACGACCCGGACAAGGAGCTCACGAAGGCCGACAAGAAGGTCAACCGCGAGCTGAAGAAGCTCTTCGGCTAGACCGGCCGGACAGGTAATCACGACATGTCGACCATCACCAAGGACGGCGTCTCCAGCCCCGCCCCGGCGAAGGCCACTCCGGCCAAGCCGCGGCGGGGGCTGCGGGGCTCCCCCACCTTCAACTTCTGGCTCTTCACCGGGCCGTTCCTCATCGGCCTGCTGATCTTCGTCTATGTGCCGATCCTCTGGAGCCTGTGGCTCTCGTTCTTCGAAGCGCGCTTCACGGTCACGCCCAGCACGTTCGTCGGGTTCGACAACTACGTGAACATGCTGACGGACGAGGACTTCATGGGGTCCCTCGTCACCTTCACCGTCTTCGCCGTGATCATCGTGCCGACCACCTGGGCGGCCTCGCTGGGCCTCGCGCTGATGGTGAACCGGCTGCGGTTCATGCGGGCGTTCTTCCGCTCGGTCTTCTTCCTGCCGACGGCGGTCAGCTATGTCGCCGCCTCGCTGGTCTGGAAGATGTCCATCTTCAACGGTGTCCGCTTCGGCATGGCGAACACCTTCCTGGGCCTCTTCGGCATCGACAACACCCCGTGGCTCGCCAGCCCCGACCCGCCGTGGTACTGGCTGGTCATCGTGAGCGTCCGGCTGTGGC belongs to Streptomyces graminofaciens and includes:
- a CDS encoding carbohydrate ABC transporter permease, with protein sequence MSTITKDGVSSPAPAKATPAKPRRGLRGSPTFNFWLFTGPFLIGLLIFVYVPILWSLWLSFFEARFTVTPSTFVGFDNYVNMLTDEDFMGSLVTFTVFAVIIVPTTWAASLGLALMVNRLRFMRAFFRSVFFLPTAVSYVAASLVWKMSIFNGVRFGMANTFLGLFGIDNTPWLASPDPPWYWLVIVSVRLWLQAGFYMILFIAALQNIPQELYEAAAIDGAKPGWQTFWHITLPQLRATSTAVILLLLVAAYQAFDEFFNLLSKTTWGRPPLMELYYKALGDSQDYGAGSAGALILTVLICLVTLLQGKIMGFGRGEESK